The Amycolatopsis sp. DG1A-15b genome window below encodes:
- a CDS encoding aldehyde dehydrogenase family protein — protein MDEVAKAVEECARAAKLAAPSLAAASAQAVDAALTGMAERLLAHRDEILEANQADVERAKADGMSAGLLDRLTITPERLTGMAEQLQLLAGAPHQERSVDVSTLDGGLRLVERRRPVGVIGANYEARPNVTVDVASQLVKSRNAGVLRTGSAALGSAQRLREVVIAPALAEAGIDADCVQLVPRVEREAASALVRLPGLVPLVILRGSGDSTRALATEAAVHGVRTLAHADGGGVLYVDRGADVTKARDLVYTSLDRLGVCNRLNLLLIHEDIHDDAWPAISDALAERGVTPSLAPHEHPIGYEWALDSDREATVTVAKVGSLSDAVEIANERTSGLAAGITTEDASAADAFFDGYIGTGVFWNAPTRLLDGFKLLAVPETGINLDKVPGPRGPVTYTDLYVRQYAVLPA, from the coding sequence ATGGACGAGGTCGCCAAGGCCGTCGAGGAGTGCGCACGGGCGGCGAAGCTGGCCGCGCCGTCGCTGGCTGCCGCGAGCGCCCAAGCCGTCGATGCCGCTCTGACCGGGATGGCCGAGCGGCTGCTCGCGCACCGGGACGAGATCCTCGAGGCGAACCAGGCCGATGTCGAGCGCGCCAAGGCCGATGGGATGAGCGCCGGCCTGCTCGACCGGCTCACCATCACCCCGGAGCGGCTCACCGGCATGGCCGAACAGCTTCAGCTGCTGGCCGGCGCCCCGCACCAGGAGCGCTCCGTCGACGTGTCCACCCTGGACGGGGGCCTGCGGCTGGTCGAACGGCGGCGGCCGGTCGGTGTCATCGGGGCGAACTACGAAGCGCGGCCGAACGTCACCGTCGACGTGGCCTCCCAGCTCGTCAAGTCGCGCAACGCCGGAGTCCTGCGCACCGGCTCGGCCGCGCTCGGGTCCGCCCAGCGGCTGCGGGAGGTCGTCATCGCGCCGGCGCTCGCGGAAGCGGGCATCGACGCCGACTGTGTCCAGCTCGTGCCGCGTGTGGAACGGGAGGCGGCGTCCGCGCTCGTGCGGCTGCCCGGCCTCGTGCCGCTGGTGATCCTGCGCGGCAGCGGGGACAGCACCCGCGCCCTCGCCACCGAGGCTGCCGTTCACGGCGTGCGCACCCTCGCCCACGCCGATGGAGGTGGCGTCCTGTACGTCGACCGGGGGGCGGACGTCACCAAGGCGCGCGACCTCGTCTACACGAGCCTCGACCGGCTGGGTGTCTGCAACCGGCTGAACCTGCTGCTCATCCACGAAGACATCCACGACGACGCCTGGCCCGCGATCTCCGACGCGCTCGCCGAACGCGGCGTCACGCCTTCGCTGGCCCCGCACGAGCACCCGATCGGCTACGAGTGGGCGCTGGACTCCGACCGGGAAGCGACCGTCACCGTCGCCAAGGTCGGCTCGCTGTCCGACGCCGTCGAGATCGCCAACGAGCGCACCTCCGGCCTGGCGGCGGGCATCACCACCGAGGACGCGTCGGCCGCGGACGCCTTCTTCGACGGCTACATCGGCACGGGCGTCTTCTGGAACGCCCCGACCCGCCTCCTCGACGGCTTCAAGCTGCTCGCCGTCCCGGAAACCGGCATCAACCTCGACAAGGTTCCCGGCCCCCGCGGCCCGGTGACCTACACCGACCTCTACGTCCGCCAGTACGCCGTCCTGCCGGCCTGA
- a CDS encoding response regulator transcription factor, which yields MRVLVVEDEPMLADAIAEWLRDESHAVDLAHDGAAALERIAVHDYDVVVLDRDLPVVHGDDVCRELVASGVATRVLMLTAAAEVTDRVAGLSLGADDYLTKPFAFPELAARIQSLGRRCRPAAPPVLRRSGITLDPARHEVFRDERYLPLSKKEFAVLAELLRADGATVSAEHLLEKAWDEHADPFTGAVRLTILKLRRKLGDPPLGETVTGVGYRLR from the coding sequence ATGCGGGTCCTGGTGGTGGAGGACGAGCCGATGCTCGCGGACGCGATCGCGGAGTGGCTGCGCGACGAGTCCCACGCCGTCGACCTCGCCCACGACGGCGCCGCGGCGCTGGAGCGCATCGCCGTGCACGACTACGACGTCGTCGTGCTCGACCGGGACCTGCCGGTCGTGCACGGCGACGACGTCTGCCGCGAGCTGGTGGCGTCGGGTGTGGCCACGCGGGTGCTGATGCTCACGGCGGCCGCGGAGGTCACCGACCGCGTCGCCGGATTGTCCCTCGGCGCGGACGACTACCTGACCAAGCCGTTCGCCTTTCCCGAGCTGGCGGCCCGCATCCAGTCGCTGGGGCGGCGCTGTCGCCCGGCCGCGCCGCCGGTGCTGCGTCGCTCCGGGATCACGCTCGATCCGGCGCGGCACGAGGTGTTCCGCGACGAGCGGTACCTCCCACTGTCCAAAAAGGAGTTCGCCGTGCTCGCCGAGCTGCTGCGCGCCGACGGCGCCACCGTCTCCGCGGAACACCTGCTGGAGAAGGCGTGGGACGAGCACGCGGACCCGTTCACCGGCGCGGTCCGGCTCACCATCCTCAAGCTGCGCCGCAAGCTCGGTGACCCACCGCTGGGGGAAACGGTCACCGGGGTCGGCTACCGGCTCCGGTGA
- a CDS encoding methyltransferase domain-containing protein, whose protein sequence is MPTSASDRLEALLETPAETEAGYLDLLGAADQAGPPTGLTQRLMRTTLLPQVYERYWRPALGRALKGPFGPSMADEVTLATKLLRLTPGRTVLDVACGTGRFTRAFGAAVGPDGLAIGLDGARTMLAKAVAEGGPDTVAYLRADAVHLPLKPSTVDALCCFAALHMFAEPETALDSFARVVKPGGRIVLLTSARRGWQPARLIESAGGVVSGQKMFDRGEIATGLRARGFTKITEQYAGVTQIVAGERG, encoded by the coding sequence GTGCCGACCAGCGCATCCGACCGTCTCGAGGCCCTGCTCGAGACGCCGGCCGAGACGGAAGCCGGCTACCTCGACCTGCTGGGCGCCGCGGACCAGGCCGGTCCGCCGACGGGGCTCACGCAGCGCCTGATGCGCACCACCCTGCTCCCGCAGGTCTACGAGCGGTACTGGCGCCCCGCCCTCGGGCGCGCGCTCAAGGGCCCGTTCGGGCCGAGCATGGCGGACGAAGTCACGCTCGCCACCAAACTCCTCCGGCTGACACCGGGCCGCACGGTGCTCGACGTCGCGTGCGGAACCGGCCGGTTCACCCGGGCGTTCGGCGCGGCCGTCGGCCCGGACGGGCTGGCGATCGGGCTCGACGGCGCGCGCACCATGCTCGCCAAAGCCGTCGCCGAGGGTGGCCCGGACACCGTCGCCTACCTGCGCGCCGACGCCGTGCACCTCCCGTTGAAACCATCCACAGTGGACGCCCTCTGCTGCTTCGCCGCACTGCACATGTTCGCCGAGCCGGAGACCGCACTGGACTCTTTCGCGCGTGTGGTGAAACCGGGCGGCCGGATCGTGCTGCTGACGAGCGCCCGCCGCGGCTGGCAACCCGCGCGTCTGATCGAGTCGGCCGGCGGGGTCGTGAGCGGCCAGAAGATGTTCGACCGCGGCGAAATCGCGACGGGCCTGCGCGCCCGCGGCTTCACGAAGATCACCGAACAGTACGCCGGTGTCACGCAGATCGTCGCGGGCGAGCGCGGCTGA
- a CDS encoding dihydrofolate reductase family protein codes for MISRPHVLLSAAQSLDGYLDDTSPERLVLSTEDDFAIVDRLRAEADAIFVGAGTVRADNPRLLVRSPELRRKRLEQGKPEQPVKVTVTTRGLDPDAQFFTVGDTEKIVYAPPGAADGLKHVATVVDAGNPPDFGHVLDDLGARGIENLLVEGGGGIHTRFLTEGLADELRLAIAPFFVGQPDAPRFVGPGRYPRPLVLTAANELQGMAILEYRAAAEPTGRDVRRLKEAIALAAQCPPSHTFRVGAVITDADGEVVATGHSGEGDPGNHAEEAALAKCAGDPRLAGATMYSSLEPCSHRSSHPRSCTQLVLDAGIPRVVFAWREPPVFVDARGTELLRQAGRHVVEVPALTPEVQRENTHLDF; via the coding sequence GTGATCTCCCGGCCGCACGTCCTGCTGTCCGCCGCGCAGTCGCTCGACGGCTACCTCGACGACACCTCACCCGAGCGGCTGGTGCTGTCCACAGAGGACGACTTCGCGATCGTCGACCGGTTGCGGGCCGAGGCCGACGCCATCTTCGTCGGTGCCGGGACCGTGCGGGCCGACAACCCGCGGCTGCTCGTCCGCTCCCCGGAACTGCGGCGGAAACGGCTGGAGCAGGGCAAGCCCGAACAACCCGTAAAGGTCACCGTGACCACCCGCGGCCTCGACCCGGACGCGCAGTTCTTCACGGTCGGGGACACCGAAAAGATCGTCTACGCGCCGCCCGGGGCCGCCGACGGGCTGAAGCACGTCGCCACCGTCGTCGACGCCGGGAACCCGCCCGACTTCGGGCACGTGCTCGACGACCTCGGGGCGCGCGGGATCGAAAACCTGCTGGTCGAAGGCGGCGGCGGAATCCACACGCGGTTCCTCACCGAAGGCCTCGCCGACGAGCTGCGGCTCGCGATCGCGCCGTTCTTCGTCGGGCAGCCGGACGCGCCGCGGTTCGTCGGGCCCGGCCGCTACCCGCGCCCCCTGGTCCTGACCGCCGCGAACGAACTGCAGGGGATGGCCATCCTCGAGTACCGCGCTGCCGCCGAACCGACCGGCCGGGACGTCCGGCGCCTCAAGGAAGCCATCGCGCTCGCCGCGCAGTGCCCGCCCAGCCACACCTTCCGGGTCGGCGCCGTGATCACCGACGCCGACGGCGAGGTCGTCGCCACCGGGCATTCCGGCGAAGGCGATCCGGGCAACCACGCCGAAGAGGCCGCGCTGGCCAAGTGCGCCGGCGATCCGCGCCTGGCCGGCGCGACCATGTACAGCTCGCTGGAACCGTGCAGCCACCGCAGTTCCCACCCGCGCAGCTGCACCCAGCTCGTCCTCGACGCCGGGATCCCGCGGGTGGTGTTCGCCTGGCGCGAGCCGCCGGTCTTCGTCGACGCCAGGGGCACCGAGCTGCTGCGGCAGGCCGGGCGGCACGTCGTCGAGGTGCCCGCGCTGACCCCGGAGGTCCAGCGCGAGAACACCCACCTCGACTTCTAG
- a CDS encoding ATP-binding protein: protein MSLRLRLTVLYGGLFLLAGVVLLGVTYLLFTQQVGRRVTVLIGTPPPGLAALPFPEGLDAQARQVREAAATSLLTQGGIALAAVAVLAAAVGWLVAGRALAPLRQVTETARRIAAAADPGGHERIALRGPEDEVKNLADAFDVMVERLDRSFDAQRRFVANASHELRTPLTLNRSLVEVAMHRRTASDDVRQLGTKLLQINARHEKLISGLLLLARSESALTERCPVDLAAIASHVVPPGVQEDLGDATALGDALMLERLVHNLVENGIRHNVEGGWVRVATRTRLPSVELEVTNSGPVIPPSEVPALFDPFHRRARVAADGAGLGLSIVRSVAHAHGGEVAATARPEGGLVVVVSLPAA, encoded by the coding sequence GTGAGCCTCCGGCTGCGGCTGACCGTGCTCTACGGCGGCCTGTTCCTGCTGGCGGGCGTGGTGCTGCTGGGTGTCACCTACCTGCTGTTCACGCAGCAGGTGGGGCGGCGGGTGACGGTGCTCATCGGCACGCCGCCGCCCGGCCTGGCGGCGCTGCCCTTCCCGGAGGGGCTCGACGCCCAGGCCCGGCAAGTGCGTGAAGCGGCGGCGACGTCGCTGCTGACCCAGGGCGGCATCGCGCTCGCCGCGGTCGCCGTGCTCGCCGCGGCGGTCGGCTGGCTGGTGGCGGGTCGCGCGCTGGCGCCGTTGCGGCAGGTCACCGAAACCGCGCGCCGGATCGCGGCCGCGGCCGACCCGGGCGGGCACGAGCGCATCGCGCTGCGCGGGCCGGAGGACGAGGTGAAGAACCTCGCCGACGCGTTCGACGTCATGGTCGAGCGGCTCGACCGGTCCTTCGACGCCCAGCGCCGCTTCGTCGCGAACGCCTCCCACGAACTGCGCACCCCGCTGACGCTCAACCGGTCCTTGGTCGAGGTGGCGATGCACCGCCGGACGGCGTCCGACGACGTCCGGCAGCTCGGCACGAAGCTGCTGCAGATCAACGCGAGGCACGAGAAGCTGATCAGCGGGTTGCTGCTGCTGGCCCGGTCGGAGAGCGCGCTGACCGAACGGTGCCCGGTGGACCTGGCGGCGATCGCGTCGCACGTGGTTCCGCCCGGCGTGCAGGAAGACTTGGGCGACGCGACGGCGCTGGGCGACGCGCTCATGCTGGAGCGGCTGGTGCACAACCTCGTGGAGAACGGCATCCGCCACAACGTCGAAGGCGGCTGGGTCCGGGTGGCGACCCGGACCCGGCTGCCTTCGGTCGAGCTCGAAGTGACGAACAGCGGCCCGGTGATCCCGCCGTCGGAGGTGCCCGCGTTGTTCGACCCGTTCCACCGCCGGGCGCGGGTGGCCGCGGACGGGGCGGGGCTGGGGTTGTCGATCGTCCGCTCGGTGGCGCACGCGCACGGCGGGGAAGTCGCGGCCACGGCTCGGCCGGAGGGCGGCTTGGTGGTGGTCGTGTCCCTCCCCGCGGCCTGA
- a CDS encoding chitinase, with translation MRRSRLAAAGLAAATFAATAVSLVLGAPSATAALSNNWYAAAPYLMPQSNNPPDPVTVMNATGLKAFQLAFILAPNGGGCSPTWDGTSAVSSDTAVAGVISRIRGAGGDVSVSVGGYGGTKLGQTCGTVAATAAAYQQVITKYSLKAIDFDLEEPEYENTAAIANELGAAKTLQANNPGLFVSVTMPGTAAGTGWFGTQLIDQAKSIGFTPNNFSIMPFDGGFNGGSSQVSALEALHGLLMSHLGWDSATAYAHEGFSGMNGKSDAAEMFYTSDFQTVYDYATSHGLGRFTFWSVNRDRACVGTTDNGVCSNVPQNDWDFTKFSVRFAGATPPQTTPPVTTTPTTPGGGSCTAAEWDRTKVYVKDNVVSHNSHKWTAKWWTQGEEPGTTGEWGVWQDNGAC, from the coding sequence ATGCGCAGGAGCAGACTGGCCGCCGCCGGGCTCGCCGCCGCGACCTTCGCCGCCACCGCCGTCAGCCTCGTGCTCGGCGCACCGTCGGCGACCGCGGCGTTGAGCAACAACTGGTACGCCGCGGCGCCGTACCTGATGCCCCAGAGCAACAACCCGCCCGATCCCGTGACCGTGATGAACGCGACCGGGCTCAAGGCGTTCCAGCTGGCGTTCATCCTGGCGCCGAACGGCGGCGGGTGCAGCCCGACCTGGGACGGCACCTCCGCCGTCTCGTCCGACACCGCGGTCGCGGGCGTCATCTCGCGGATCCGCGGCGCGGGCGGCGACGTCTCGGTGTCCGTCGGCGGGTACGGCGGCACGAAGCTCGGCCAGACCTGCGGGACGGTGGCCGCGACGGCCGCCGCGTACCAGCAGGTCATCACGAAGTACTCGCTCAAGGCGATCGACTTCGACCTCGAAGAACCCGAATACGAGAACACCGCCGCGATCGCGAACGAGCTCGGGGCCGCGAAGACCTTGCAGGCCAACAACCCCGGCCTGTTCGTGTCGGTGACCATGCCGGGCACCGCGGCCGGCACCGGCTGGTTCGGCACGCAGCTGATCGACCAGGCGAAGTCGATCGGCTTCACGCCGAACAACTTCTCGATCATGCCGTTCGACGGCGGCTTCAACGGCGGTTCGTCGCAGGTGTCGGCGCTGGAAGCCCTGCACGGCCTGCTGATGTCGCACCTGGGCTGGGACAGCGCGACCGCGTACGCCCACGAGGGTTTCTCCGGCATGAACGGCAAGTCGGACGCGGCGGAGATGTTCTACACCTCGGACTTCCAGACGGTGTACGACTACGCGACCAGCCACGGCCTCGGCCGCTTCACGTTCTGGTCGGTAAACCGGGACCGCGCCTGCGTCGGCACGACGGACAACGGCGTCTGCAGCAACGTCCCGCAGAACGACTGGGACTTCACGAAGTTCAGCGTCCGCTTCGCCGGGGCGACGCCGCCCCAGACGACGCCACCGGTGACGACGACCCCGACCACCCCGGGCGGCGGCTCCTGCACCGCGGCGGAGTGGGACCGGACGAAGGTCTACGTCAAGGACAACGTCGTCTCGCACAACAGCCACAAGTGGACGGCCAAGTGGTGGACGCAGGGCGAAGAGCCCGGCACGACCGGCGAATGGGGCGTCTGGCAGGACAACGGCGCCTGTTAG
- a CDS encoding DNA-3-methyladenine glycosylase 2 family protein produces MTTISRPRAEIAVHGEFDLAAAARFLSGFAPAGQPDSEPGALRVVFALDGEWTPVGAVLRQRSPGEVTVEVHSPPEHTDAVVAQVRRMCSLDVDGTAFAEAGARDPVVSLLQELRRGLRPVLFASPYEAACWAVLSHRIWMTQAVRLRRRLTERYGTEVDVDGSTLRAFPAPAALAKMEYQPGLPGPKIPRLRAIAEAAADGMLDAAALRAMPAEEALKQLQLLPGIGRFSAELILIRGAGHPDVFPRGETRLHEIMRDAYRLPDAGVAELAEIAEAWAPFRS; encoded by the coding sequence ATGACGACGATTTCCCGCCCGCGGGCCGAGATCGCGGTGCACGGCGAGTTCGACCTGGCCGCGGCGGCCCGCTTCCTGAGCGGCTTCGCCCCGGCCGGGCAACCGGACTCCGAACCCGGCGCGCTGCGAGTGGTGTTCGCGCTCGACGGCGAATGGACGCCGGTGGGAGCGGTGCTGCGGCAGAGATCGCCCGGCGAGGTCACGGTCGAGGTCCACAGCCCGCCCGAGCACACCGACGCCGTGGTGGCGCAGGTGCGGCGGATGTGCTCGCTGGACGTCGACGGAACGGCGTTCGCGGAGGCCGGCGCCCGTGATCCGGTGGTTTCGCTGCTGCAGGAGTTGCGCCGGGGCCTGCGTCCGGTCTTGTTCGCGTCGCCGTACGAGGCGGCGTGCTGGGCGGTGCTGAGCCACCGGATCTGGATGACGCAGGCGGTCCGGCTGCGCCGTCGCCTGACCGAGCGCTACGGCACCGAGGTCGACGTCGACGGGAGCACGCTGAGGGCGTTCCCGGCGCCGGCCGCACTGGCGAAGATGGAGTACCAGCCGGGGCTGCCGGGCCCGAAGATCCCGCGCCTGCGTGCCATCGCCGAGGCGGCGGCCGACGGAATGCTGGACGCGGCGGCACTGCGGGCGATGCCGGCGGAGGAGGCGCTGAAGCAGCTGCAGCTGCTGCCGGGCATCGGCCGGTTCAGCGCGGAGCTGATCCTGATCCGCGGCGCCGGTCACCCGGACGTCTTCCCCCGCGGCGAAACCCGCCTCCACGAGATCATGCGCGACGCGTACCGCCTCCCGGACGCGGGCGTCGCGGAGCTGGCGGAGATCGCGGAGGCCTGGGCGCCGTTCCGCAGCTGA
- a CDS encoding M50 family metallopeptidase, whose product MSTPVHFALGGPSGDALSAFRAAAATGTSPAGSLLEQAQTPAVITLIAGGVALLVVLVGGTPWRRARNVVTMVHEAGHALAAVLVGRRLQGIKLHSDTSGVTVSRGKPEGPGMAFTAMAGYLAPSVLGLVFAGLLGADLVGTVLVLIALLLLGVLVMVRNAYGVFTVVASAAVLALIAFVAPVELQAPFSYLVTWFLLFGGVRPVAELQIKRRRGQARDSDADQLGRLTAVPPVLWVLVFAVATISCLIAGALWLLEPVAK is encoded by the coding sequence GTGAGCACGCCCGTTCATTTCGCGCTCGGCGGTCCGTCCGGTGACGCCCTGTCAGCTTTCCGCGCGGCTGCCGCCACCGGCACTTCGCCGGCCGGTTCGCTGCTCGAGCAGGCCCAGACCCCCGCGGTGATCACCCTCATCGCCGGCGGCGTGGCGCTGCTGGTGGTGCTGGTCGGCGGGACGCCGTGGCGGCGGGCGCGGAACGTCGTGACGATGGTGCACGAGGCCGGGCATGCGCTGGCCGCGGTGCTGGTCGGACGGCGCCTGCAGGGCATCAAGCTGCATTCGGACACCTCGGGCGTCACCGTCTCGCGCGGCAAGCCCGAGGGACCGGGCATGGCGTTCACGGCGATGGCCGGGTACCTGGCACCGTCGGTCCTGGGGCTGGTGTTCGCCGGCCTGCTGGGCGCCGACCTGGTCGGCACGGTGCTGGTCCTGATCGCGCTGCTGCTGCTCGGCGTGCTGGTGATGGTGCGCAACGCCTACGGGGTGTTCACGGTCGTCGCCAGCGCGGCGGTGCTGGCGCTGATCGCGTTCGTCGCGCCGGTCGAACTGCAGGCCCCGTTCAGCTACCTGGTGACGTGGTTCCTGCTGTTCGGAGGCGTGCGGCCGGTGGCGGAGCTCCAGATCAAGCGACGCCGCGGCCAGGCCCGCGACTCGGACGCGGACCAGCTGGGCCGCCTCACGGCGGTCCCGCCGGTGCTGTGGGTCCTGGTCTTCGCGGTGGCCACGATCAGCTGCTTGATCGCCGGCGCACTGTGGCTCCTGGAGCCGGTCGCCAAGTAG
- a CDS encoding glycosyltransferase family 39 protein, whose protein sequence is MITAVHRKTRSWALPLICLGAAVLYAWKIGDGQLGNTYYSAAVKSMTSGFTNFLFGSFDPYGVVTVDKPPMALWPQALSVSVFGYHGWALLLPQVLEGVAAVFLLHRTVRLWSGENVALLAAAILALTPVTVVINRGNNPDTLLVLFLVAAAYALTRALRDSRRSLWWCAFFIGCGFLTKMLQAWIIVPALVAAYLAGTNGPLRRRLLDVLGAGLVLVVSSFWWIALYDWWPGTKPYMGGSADGSAWDLVFGYNGFGRLSGNGEGGGMMIVRNGQQTMSSFGGDPGPGRMFNDLVGGQISWLLPLSLLVLVVVVGTRSWGDARSRAGWVLWGGWLLVTTAVFSFAGGIWHPYYTTAMAPAVAAVSAAGLALLWRRSRRVGLPVAITLTAAWAFVLTSRDTSFHGWTRWAVLGTAAAAIAGLLAGRSRWALAAGLVPLLLTPAVWSYAAALSTSSGTLPAAGPVSGPMPGPGPAPSPGGPQPRMVLGGGGGDGAKLSDEQRRILDYARANGTEITLAVNSEAGSVAPFIIGSDATVIGMGGFGGRDDAPSVAQLDRWLAEGKLRFVLSGGSAAPAGPQRSPVQEERRRWIELHCAVVDPSAYGGRAGPGARPADGPVRIGGADTLYRC, encoded by the coding sequence ATGATCACCGCCGTTCACCGGAAGACCCGCTCCTGGGCGCTTCCCCTCATCTGCCTCGGCGCCGCCGTCCTCTACGCCTGGAAGATCGGGGACGGCCAGCTCGGCAACACCTACTACTCGGCCGCCGTCAAGTCGATGACCAGCGGCTTCACGAACTTCCTCTTCGGCTCGTTCGACCCCTACGGCGTCGTCACGGTCGACAAACCGCCGATGGCCCTGTGGCCGCAAGCGCTTTCGGTGTCGGTCTTCGGCTACCACGGCTGGGCGCTGCTGCTGCCCCAGGTCCTCGAAGGCGTCGCGGCGGTCTTCCTGCTCCACCGCACCGTGCGGCTCTGGTCCGGCGAGAACGTCGCCCTGCTGGCCGCCGCGATCCTCGCGCTGACGCCGGTGACGGTGGTGATCAACCGCGGCAACAACCCCGACACGCTGCTCGTCCTGTTCCTGGTTGCCGCCGCGTACGCACTCACCCGCGCGCTGCGGGACAGCCGGCGGTCGCTGTGGTGGTGCGCCTTCTTCATCGGCTGCGGGTTCCTGACCAAGATGCTGCAGGCGTGGATCATCGTGCCCGCGCTCGTCGCCGCGTACCTGGCCGGGACGAACGGACCGCTCCGGCGTCGCCTGCTCGACGTGCTCGGCGCCGGGCTCGTGCTCGTCGTCTCGTCGTTCTGGTGGATCGCCCTGTACGACTGGTGGCCCGGAACCAAGCCGTACATGGGCGGCAGCGCGGACGGCTCCGCGTGGGACCTCGTCTTCGGCTACAACGGCTTCGGCCGCCTTTCCGGCAACGGCGAGGGCGGCGGCATGATGATCGTGCGGAACGGGCAGCAGACCATGTCGTCGTTCGGCGGCGACCCCGGGCCGGGCCGGATGTTCAACGACCTCGTCGGCGGGCAGATCTCCTGGCTGTTGCCGTTGTCGCTGCTGGTCCTGGTCGTGGTCGTCGGGACGAGGTCGTGGGGTGACGCGCGCAGTCGCGCCGGCTGGGTGCTGTGGGGCGGCTGGCTGCTGGTGACCACCGCGGTCTTCAGCTTCGCCGGCGGCATCTGGCACCCGTACTACACGACGGCGATGGCGCCCGCCGTCGCCGCGGTCTCCGCCGCGGGCCTGGCGTTGCTGTGGCGGCGCTCGCGGCGCGTCGGCCTGCCGGTCGCGATCACGCTCACCGCGGCCTGGGCGTTCGTGCTGACTTCACGGGACACCTCGTTCCACGGCTGGACCCGGTGGGCGGTGCTCGGCACGGCCGCCGCCGCCATCGCGGGCCTGCTGGCCGGCCGGAGCCGGTGGGCGCTCGCGGCCGGGCTCGTGCCGCTGCTGCTCACGCCCGCCGTGTGGTCGTACGCTGCCGCGCTGAGCACGTCCTCGGGCACGTTGCCCGCCGCGGGTCCCGTCTCGGGGCCGATGCCGGGACCGGGACCGGCGCCGTCACCGGGTGGCCCGCAGCCCCGGATGGTGCTCGGCGGCGGAGGCGGCGACGGCGCGAAGCTGTCCGACGAGCAGCGGCGCATCCTCGACTACGCCCGCGCGAACGGGACCGAGATCACGCTCGCGGTGAACAGCGAAGCCGGTTCGGTGGCGCCGTTCATCATCGGCTCGGACGCGACCGTGATCGGCATGGGCGGCTTCGGCGGCCGCGACGACGCGCCGTCGGTCGCGCAGCTCGACCGCTGGCTCGCCGAAGGCAAGCTGCGGTTCGTGCTGAGCGGTGGGTCCGCCGCTCCGGCCGGGCCCCAGCGCAGCCCCGTCCAGGAAGAACGCCGTCGCTGGATCGAACTGCACTGCGCGGTCGTCGACCCGAGTGCGTACGGCGGGCGGGCCGGCCCGGGTGCCCGGCCTGCTGACGGCCCGGTGCGCATCGGCGGCGCGGACACCCTCTACCGGTGCTAA